The DNA window GATGATAAGAGTCATAAGCAAATCTAGCAAGAGGTTTCTCTAGCTGATCACTGTAACTGTAATTGCTTCCAGGTAGAAAAAAATCATTGAAAGGCGGTTGATCACTGTAACTGTAACTGCTTCCAGGGAGAAGAAAATCATCGGATGGCGGCAGATCACTGTAAATGTAACTGCTTCCAAGTGTAGGAAAATCATTCGGTGGCGGTTGATCACTGTAAGTGCCTTCAGGTGGAGGAAAATAATTGGGTGTAGGCTGATCAGCCATAAATCCTGGAGAATCATAGTCACCTAATGGGAGTAGTCTGCTGCTTGCCGGAGGAGAATCAGAGTGGAATACATGTTCAAGGCCGCCAGTAATCTCATGATTATCACCTAACTCATCAGCTCTTGCATCATTAATTTCCTCATCATATTTATACTTTTCCTCAGCTTCATAACGTCTAATATAATTAGATCTCCCAGATGTCTTATAAATTCGACATAAAACTGAATCATCCAACTGCCAACAAAACAATaggaaaaaaattgaatataaacaTCAACAAGCACTATGGCAGACCTACTACAGAGAATAAAAATTTCTAAGCCATCACATAAGTGAATAGTTCATATAATCATACCTGAGGAACCAAGTTTACACAAGAATTTCTCGCGAACAATATTCATTATTaacgaaaagaaaaataaaaaataattacccTTATATTAGGCTCTTCTGTGTTGGGATTCATCTTTGGCACTCGAGTTGGAGGCGCGTTTTCAAGTTTGAATTCATACATAATCCAGTCAGTTTTCTCACCCTTTGGAGGTTTTCCCATGTAGAAAACAAGAACCTTCCTTCTTCCAATAATAACACCATCATGCCGCCTTATACGTTTTTCGGATCGGACCGATTTCCAGTACCCGCCGCGGGCAGATCTATTGGGTACCGATCCATTCCGGAACCTCTTGTCCCTTGGTGTGAAAAAGTACCATCCGTTGTCTCCATAATTAGAATATGTAGCTAAAAAACAGAACATTTAACTTTATCAAGAATAGGCAATAATTAAACATCATAATTATCACATTAAATTTATCAAGatcaatcataatcaaattgataatttaaagagaaaaaaacgAACTTGCAAGAACTTCAGGattgaattttaaaagatcAATCATAATCACTAATACAgtttaaagaaaagaaaagaaccTGCAAAAACTTCAAGA is part of the Mercurialis annua linkage group LG3, ddMerAnnu1.2, whole genome shotgun sequence genome and encodes:
- the LOC126673510 gene encoding NAC domain-containing protein 71-like — protein: MTSLSEQELDYSETISPGYRFRPTDTELIVEYLLKKVDGRPLPRNKIMDVDLYKFHPDVLAATYSNYGDNGWYFFTPRDKRFRNGSVPNRSARGGYWKSVRSEKRIRRHDGVIIGRRKVLVFYMGKPPKGEKTDWIMYEFKLENAPPTRVPKMNPNTEEPNIRLDDSVLCRIYKTSGRSNYIRRYEAEEKYKYDEEINDARADELGDNHEITGGLEHVFHSDSPPASSRLLPLGDYDSPGFMADQPTPNYFPPPEGTYSDQPPPNDFPTLGSSYIYSDLPPSDDFLLPGSSYSYSDQPPFNDFFLPGSNYSYSDQLEKPLARFAYDSYHHDHHNVEMTGSGEDRWIHSACNESPYQHQQSPYQHQPSPNQQHQHSAGSNISLGD